TGCTGAGGAATACATGCCAGTAACCACCGGAAAATTGATAAGCTTGCCTGGCATTGAAGATAGCCAAGTCCTGACGGCCGTCGCCATTATAGTCCAACACCCGAATGGCAAAGTCTTTATCAATATTAATGCCTGAGAAGTACGCCAAATCAAATGTTGAACCTGAGAAGTTTTGTTTGACGAACCTGGTACCATCTGAAATTGCGTATTTCACCCTGGTATCGGTATCATCACCATCAGCATCTCCTTCAATCCATACAAGGTCTTGCTTGCCATCGCCATTAATATCAGCATATTTATAATTTACAAGGAAACGGCTACTGGCAGGAGAGAAATCGATAGCCTCGTGCGCTGTACCATCATGAAGTAAAGGGGACTGCAGCCACTCGAAACTCATAGCAGGTAAGCAGCTTGAGCCAACACACTCCTGAAAACTGGAAAGAAGAGAAGTTCTATCAGAATAATCTGTCCCAGACCCAAAAGTTCCAACGGGCTTATATCCCAAGTTATATTCGCGAATAACACTACCATTCGACCTAGAAGTGATTTTTTCCAAGCGCTTTGTGGTAATAAATTCGTATCCAGAGGTATAACTTTGCAAGTAATCCGGGCGAGTAGTGTAACTAAACTCTACTTCTCCCCCGTAGCTACCCGAGCCATACGCATAGCGAATTCTTTTGATACGTTGACCACTATCAGCATTACCCTCGTACTGGAATTCAATATGATTTCCAACACTATCCTCAAATTGATTTTGCGCCCACACCAATACATGACTTCCGGCCAACAACTTTGAAGCACTGCTGTTACCGTAATAGCTCAATGACCCATCTTTTCGCTCAACCGTAAAGTAAGAGGGCTTCCCCAGAGAACCACCAACAGATGTAACTTTTGCAAAGGAGTCCATCTCAGTTTTGTAAACGGCTCCAACTGCGCCATATACTGAGCCGCTCACTTTAATTAGGCGCTGTCCATCAAGACAGAATCGATCAGAATCAGTCCAATTAATTGGAGCTACACGCCCTTCAATTGCTAATGTTTGGCGACAGCGGGAAATGCCAGACAAACCACCGATCGTCCATCCCTTGCCCAGTAATCCATTACCTCCATTACTTGAGTAACTGAGAGTTAATTGAGGAGTAACTCCACCGGTACCTGAGGCTGCCATAATGGGTATTGAGTAAGTTACAGCACCCATCTCATTTACCCGAAACTCTCCTCCAGAGGCTCCAGCCATATTAGCGCTGTTCGTGACCAAGGGCGTACCATGGCTATCAAAGGTGCCTGATGTACTTGCAAGTAGAGTCGCATCGATAACGCCTTGAACTAAAATATCATCTCGACCATCGCCATTGGCGTCTTCAATTCTTAAACTTTCAGGGTCTGCACCTGAAAGAATCAGAGCTATCTCCTCCGTATTATTCCCAATTGGAAACACCTGAGACAAAGTAGGAAAACCATTACCATTAGCTTGTAGTACCAGGGGTGTGGCGGCTAACACTAGTAAATCGAATTCGCCGTCTCCGTTAAAGTCCCCGGAAAAAGACAGGTTGCGGTCTATTTTTTGTAGAGTCGCTAGAATTGTTTCTGTCAGAGTGCTGCTTTGCGGCGTTCCGTACCCAAGACCACCATTGTCTCTCGTGCCATACAATACAAAATTAGGTAGTTCTGGCATTGCTACAGGAGTGGCTACTTTACGATGCAAAATAATAAAAGGACGATGGTACTCAAAATAGAGATCATTAAGGCCATCATTATTAATATCGCCACTATAAATTTCGTATCCACCCTCCCAAATACCAGACGAAGCACTAGCAAATGAGGAGAATAGCCCAGCAACAGCGAGACAGAGGTAGGCAAGAGTGATGCGCATCCGAAGAGGCCCCAAGATGAAGGATGTAATTTTATTTTTGCTTCTCTCAATATTTAACTGAGAGAAGGGTGGCGGGAATTTACACAACTTTACAGATTGTTACAAGCCAATATGATAACTGGTACTACCGTTTAACAGCCAAGTAATTGATCATTACCTAAAACTCTCAACGAGAAGCTTTCTGAAAAAAACAATTTATAAATTTATGCATTAGACTCCACCCTCCGCCCACAAAATCAAAAAACGCCAAACTCGGCACCCTCATTCGTTCGACGCGCATACCAAGTACGTCCACACGCTCTTGAGTTGCTCCTAGATTCCCACAACAACTGACAGACTTGGCAACCACAAAAGGGAGCAGCTCGCTGAAGTCTTATCAGGCAGCATGTGAGATCATAACCTCCGACAATGGCGATAAACTCTGGGCCGTTAGTCAATCACGCAAAAAATAGACTGCAAGATTTTTTTGGTAGGCAGTGTCACTCATCAGAGCACGCAATAAACGAAAGTATAAATAGGCTAATAAGACATTTCTTCGATAAAGGGATGGAAATTGACAAGTTATCGAAAGAGCAGATTGATGATGCGGTATTTCTTATTGGTGACCAGCTACGCTGAATTCTTGGAGCACGCTGATATTTCTGGTGGGTACGCGTGTGTCGCTTAGGTCCTCAATCTAGTACATGACTCCCAAAATCATGTACTACTAAATATCCACCTCAACCGGCGGTTCTGATGACGCAGGCCATACCAGTCCAGCTCTTGTTACTAGGAGCAATAATACAAAAGACATCTCCAATGCGAGAAATATACCAATAGGGTGATTAGGAACTCCACGTATCATTAGGTAGAACAAATAGCTCGTAGTAAGCAAATTTACCGCGAGAGTAACGTTGAGGGCACGGCGACGTTCTTGCCAGAGTGGCTTACAGAGCAGGAGGTTCAACACCGCCGTGCCGGCGAGCATCACACCGGGTAACATCAACAACAAGCGACGGGCTAAACCAGTCCCATCGCTGGTTACCAAAGGCCAGATGGCAACAAAGTGGCCCTGGGCTCCAAGGAAGAGGAACAGCCCCAGAACCACAGTGCCACAGGCGGCAAGGCGATAAAGTGCATTGCGTTGCAAAGCGGGCTTTGATCTAGAAGCCAACATCACGCTCCCCCACGGTGGCTAGGCCACATTCGTAGGCGAATACGACTGCCTGCGCACGATCGCGCACCTCCAATTTTGACAGCAAACTGGAAACGTGGGTTTTCACGGTAGCAGGGCCAATAAATAGGGTCTCGGCAATCTCTGCATTACTCTTGCCTGCGGCGATGGCTTCCAGTACTTCACGCTCCCGGGTGGTCAGGCGCTCCAGCCGCTTTGCCAGGTTGCGCCCAGTTCCCAGTTTCTGTGCGAACTGGCTTATCAAGCGTTGGGTGATGCCCGGTGCGAGCATGGCACCGCCCTCTGCTACGGTGCGCACTGCCTGTACCAGCGCCTCTGGGGGAATGTCCTTGAGCACAAAGCCACTGGCGCCAGCCCGCAGCGCACGAAACACGTATTCATCAGGATCGAACGTGGTCAAAATAATGACACGGCAAGTTGCATCACTAGCTTCCAGGATGCGCGCTGTGGATTCCAGCCCGTCCATCTCCGGCATACGGATATCCATTAGGATGATATCCGGCTGGTACACTCGCGCGGCTTCAATCGCCTCGACGCCGGTACCGGCCTCGGCGACCACCTCGATATCGGGCTGGTTATCCAGAATCAGGGCAAAACCGCGTCGCACCAAAGCCTGGTCGTCCACTACCATCACTCGCAACATTATGTTTTCACCATTCCTGTAGGTAGTTGTGCATATAACTCAAAACCGCCACCATCGACTACACCCGCATACAGATAGCCACCGAGCAGTTCCGCGCGCTCGCGCATTCCCGCGATGCCGTGCCCACCGCCTGGCTGCCCATCAATAGCTATTTCCCTCATGGGCCGCTCGCCGTGAGTATTTCCATCATCGCGCACTCGAATTGTGAGCGTGCCGTGATCTGCGCGCACACTCACTTGCACTCGCGCTGCAGCACCGACGTGCTTGATGACATTGGTGAGGGATTCCTGAACGATGCGATAGGCGGCGAGCGCGACGCTGGTTGGCACTTTCTCCAGTGCACCGTTGGCCTCATAGTCAACCTGGATTAACACCTGTCGGACCTTTTCAATCAGATCTGGCAAATCGCCGAGTTCTGGTTGCGGAGTGAGCGCAGTGTCGTTATTAGTCGGTCGCAGTACACCGAGTAAATGACGCATTTCTGCCATGGCCTGACGGCCAGCCGCCTCTACAGAAGCCATAGCCTCATTAGCAGCTTGCGGGTTATTGCGGCTGATAGCCCTGGCGGCACCGGCCTGCACAGTCATAAGACTCACTTGGTGCGCCACCACATCATGCATCTCACGGGCGATTCGAGTGCGCTCGGCTACAACTGCGCGCTCGGATTCGGCATTGCGCTCGCGCTCCAAATACTTGGCCCTCTCTTCCAACAAGCGCAGATATTCACCGCGAAAGCGCAGCCGGCGGCCGATATACCACAGCGCCCATACCAGCATCACCGTTACTGTGCCTGCTGCAGTTGGCTGAACCGGAATACCCTGGTCAAGCGCCACAAAAACCAGCGTCGCGATAACGCCAAAAAAGCTGGCCCGGGTATTGGCCTCGTAACGACCGAGGCTATACAGCGAAATCGCCATAGCCACGATGCCATCTGCCGGCAAACCCAGCTCCAGCAATATTGTTGCGCCGAGAATAACGGCCTGTACCTGCCAAGGGTGGGTGCGACGCCACAACAGAGCGAAGGAGCCAACGAATGCACACTGGAAAGCAATAACATCCCACAGGCTCTGCATGGATAGCACTTCGGGGGAGCCGTTGCGCGACCACATCAAAAGCGTCAGCAAGAACATAAGCAACGCAATAAACAAGTCGGTCAGGTGCGGCCATCGCTCAAACGGCCCACGTAAGGGCCGCCACATAGGGAGCTTGGGCAGTTCCGTGCTGGCATTGGGCGGATTCGGCGCAGGCGTACTTAGGGACGAAGATTTCATTTCCGCATGCTAAACCAGGGGCAACCAGCTGTCATGGGACTTTCGGGGGAGATGGATACGGCAAACTCTCCACCTTTTGGGGGAGTTCGATTCCTGTCTGCGGCCGATGTGCGTAGGTCTGAAAAAGCAGAACATGTCCGGCAAGCACATTAAGACCCAATACGGACCATAATCGCCTGGAGAACCCCATGAACGACGCTGTACTCAGCCAAACACTACCGCGACCATTCGATACCCGGCGGGCTGTTAACCTGTCGGTAAAAACCTGGTTCTGCATCGCGGCTATCGGCCATGCGATCTTCTTCGCCTATATCCTGGCCGTCTTCTACCCACCCATTGCCGAATCAGGAGTGCACGGCTTGAAAGGGCTCCACCTACCGGCAGGCTTCCGCGAGGGAGATATATTAGGCAACCTGGCTTCGGTGAGCCACGTGCTATTGGCCGCGATTGTCATCGGCGGTGGTCCACTTCAGCTGATCCCTTCGGTGCGGCGCCATGCCCCTAACTTCCACCGCTGGCTGGGACGCAGCTATCTGCTGACCGCTGTCATCGCCAGTATTGCGGGGCTCTACATGACCTGGACGCGGCACACTTTTGGCAACCTGGTGTCGCAGATCAGCATTACAATGGACGGCATACTGATTCTGTTATTTGCCTTTCTGGCAGTGAAGACTGCGTTGGCCAGACGCATTGCTGAGCACCGCCGCTGGGCCTTGCGTCTTTTTATGGCAGCAAGTGCAGTGTGGTTTTTTCGTGTAGCCTTGATGGGCTGGGCAATGCTAACCGGCGGCTGGGGGATTGACTGGAAATCCTTTACCGGGCCTTTCCTATATGCACTGGGCTTCGGCCAATACCTGCTCCCACTGGCCATGCTGGAATGGTATTTTCACTGTCAAAAGCGTGGAGCCGCACAGGGTACCCAGATTGCGTTTGTCAGTACACTAGTGCCGCTGACCGTGTTTATGGCCATTGGTATTTTTGCTGCTACGATGGGAATGTGGCTGCCACGGATCTAAGGCTACCTGGGCTGGTTATCGTGAACTTCTTGTGCTGATTTGGCTTTAGAGGTTCACGACTTGGAAATCCCGCTCTGAGCGAAGAATTAGAAACTAGAGTACTAAATTAATTTTGGCACTATGCATTTGTGTGATCCGAGGAGTTACCTCGTACTGACAGCTCGGCACCCACCTTCCCCTATTCTACACCCTCAAGCTATTTTAGATGCCTGTTAGCCTGGCTCTCACTTCCATAAGTGCGAACCCTAAAAGATTAAGGCCTTTCCAATCGTTAGGATTTTCTGACGCAGAATGATCTTGGGCCAGACCAATGCCCCATATTCTATCTACTGGACTAGCCTCAACTAATACTCTGTTTTCAGTACTAAGCAAAAATTGCTTGAGATAACATTTTGAGAGAATTTGGCTAGAGCAGCATTTACCACAAACTTAAAAGGAATGAGAAGCAGGGAATGGCAAGAGATGTAGGCGATGATTATCGTGCTGACTTCAACATAACCAGCCACAGGTAAAAAATAATACAGGTTCAGTAAAAGCCATGTAAATGGCTAGGACGAGATTTATATCCTGGTTGGCTGGCACTACCGCACGATATAGTGCGATCACCAGCTACCCTGGATAATCATTTGGTTAATATAGGATATTAAAGTCTCTCTTTGTGTGACTGTCGCCCATACGCAAGTAGTATAGAAACCACTCCTCTATAAAGAGTTTAGCTTTAAAACTGATCACTTCCGCCCACTTAGCAAGGGCAAGTTCAACTGGAACTTGCCAAACATCACTCAACCCCCTAAAGGCTATGCCACCACCAACCGCTACCAGAGCAAATTGTAACCGGTCCTGTGGAGCCCCGTATTTTGTGGCCAAAACAACTTCAATGATCTTGTTATGGACTTACCGGAGGCTCCGAACTTTGAATGTTACTGGTATTAAGTTAAAAATTGATCTTCCCATCTTCACCCAAAATTAAATGCTCTAGGACTTGATCTTTTGACAATTTACTCTTTCTCTGTGTATCAATCTCTCGCTGCTCCAGCATTTTAGCTCGAGGTGTTTTCCCAAGATCTTCGGTAGCCCCATCGCTACCAGGAATGTTTATATATGGATCGCCGGACCAAAGCTCAGCATCAAGCAAATCTTCCTGGCTCGCACACCCTATCCCACACACAGCCATAAAAACAGCTATTATAAAAATCAATTTTTTACTCATAACCTCCAGACCTCTACACAATGCATAATCGCAAATATCAGTAGATCGATCGCGGCATGGCCTGGTTATGTATTTGGTGAGATACAAAAAAACAAAACCAACTTCCATATGCCAACTACCATTAGAACAGCATATTCTATCTTGATTAGAACATAATTCAGAGAGATTTTTCCAAGCCCCATAGCTTTATCATAAATGAAACCCTAAAGCACCAAACTAGTAAGAGGCAAATATCTGGTACAATCGCTCCATCAGATGCGGTGGCAGCAGAAAGTAATCTAGTAAAAGTTGACTCCTAAATACCTTACCCCCCACCATGAAGGGGTCCTTGTGCGCACCAAACCTGATCAATAAGCAGGCAGGGTCAATTAAGATGACATATAGATAATCTGACTCTAAAGACTCTCTATTTCTGAGCCACTTAAATTTCTAAAAGTTGGAGAATTTATGTCAGAGCTATCGGCGTACGTTTAATTTTTTTCATGACGAACAGCCCACTTTCTTGTTGCCAGCACTACTCGGTTTTTCCGTCGCCATTATTATCGTTATCTTTCAAGCGACTCCTATCAGGGCAGGGTAAGAAATAGCGTAAGGATACTCTTGGGTGCAGATTTTGTGGAGAACTATCAAACTATTCACAGACTTACTGTATCGCGCCAATATAAAGGTCAGTGTATTTTTGGCTTGCCCTTACACGCTAATGGGCTATGATGTTTGAGGGATAGTGGAGTGTCACGTTTCTACTTTAATTTTAGATAGCCCTATATCCGCTACATTCAAATACGGTACGTAATCGAGACTGCTCACTAGAGATTGCCACTGCATATTTCACATTTAATTAATGTATAATCCGAAACACTATTTGCGCCTACGTCTGAAAAATTAAGGAGTCTTTGGATTACTGCTCTATAAATATTTTAGGTTCAATATTAGCCATACAGTGTAAAGCCAAAATTAAGGTGCATAAAACTTCTTTACTGGGCACTCATAATTTGGGCGCAACCATGCAAGAGGGCATATATGTTTACTCAACCTTCTTCTTTAATTAAAAAAATACTTATAGGTAATCGCAGCTGGGAATGGGTGCCCATCTTAGTTGCACGCGTATCTCTGGGGCTATTTTTTTCAGTATCTGGGTATAACAAACTATTCGATCCTGAGAAACATGCAGACCTTATTAACTTGATGAGCGAAATAGGAATGCCCTTCCATAAATTTATGGCGCTGGTTTTAGCCTCTATAGAGTTCTTCGGAGGATTACTTTTAATTATGGGCCTACTATCAACACTTGCTGCCATTATCCTATCCATTGTAATGATTGTTGCTATTGCCACAGTTGAAATCGAACACGCCATCCCTAAAGGCATTGGACCACTAGACTGGATGAGCTGGTTTCTTTATTTACCCCAAGTTTTGTATATTATTTTATTTATATGGTTAATAACTACTGGTCCCGGCCGATTTAGCTTAGATCATCTAATTGCCGATAAGTTGGGCCTCAACAGAACAGCTAAATAAAACAGACAGATTTGTAGGTCTGGAAGATGGGTATTGAATTGCTGT
This DNA window, taken from Microbulbifer sp. MKSA007, encodes the following:
- a CDS encoding response regulator transcription factor is translated as MLRVMVVDDQALVRRGFALILDNQPDIEVVAEAGTGVEAIEAARVYQPDIILMDIRMPEMDGLESTARILEASDATCRVIILTTFDPDEYVFRALRAGASGFVLKDIPPEALVQAVRTVAEGGAMLAPGITQRLISQFAQKLGTGRNLAKRLERLTTREREVLEAIAAGKSNAEIAETLFIGPATVKTHVSSLLSKLEVRDRAQAVVFAYECGLATVGERDVGF
- a CDS encoding sensor histidine kinase; the encoded protein is MKSSSLSTPAPNPPNASTELPKLPMWRPLRGPFERWPHLTDLFIALLMFLLTLLMWSRNGSPEVLSMQSLWDVIAFQCAFVGSFALLWRRTHPWQVQAVILGATILLELGLPADGIVAMAISLYSLGRYEANTRASFFGVIATLVFVALDQGIPVQPTAAGTVTVMLVWALWYIGRRLRFRGEYLRLLEERAKYLERERNAESERAVVAERTRIAREMHDVVAHQVSLMTVQAGAARAISRNNPQAANEAMASVEAAGRQAMAEMRHLLGVLRPTNNDTALTPQPELGDLPDLIEKVRQVLIQVDYEANGALEKVPTSVALAAYRIVQESLTNVIKHVGAAARVQVSVRADHGTLTIRVRDDGNTHGERPMREIAIDGQPGGGHGIAGMRERAELLGGYLYAGVVDGGGFELYAQLPTGMVKT
- a CDS encoding DUF2306 domain-containing protein is translated as MNDAVLSQTLPRPFDTRRAVNLSVKTWFCIAAIGHAIFFAYILAVFYPPIAESGVHGLKGLHLPAGFREGDILGNLASVSHVLLAAIVIGGGPLQLIPSVRRHAPNFHRWLGRSYLLTAVIASIAGLYMTWTRHTFGNLVSQISITMDGILILLFAFLAVKTALARRIAEHRRWALRLFMAASAVWFFRVALMGWAMLTGGWGIDWKSFTGPFLYALGFGQYLLPLAMLEWYFHCQKRGAAQGTQIAFVSTLVPLTVFMAIGIFAATMGMWLPRI
- a CDS encoding DoxX family protein, translated to MFTQPSSLIKKILIGNRSWEWVPILVARVSLGLFFSVSGYNKLFDPEKHADLINLMSEIGMPFHKFMALVLASIEFFGGLLLIMGLLSTLAAIILSIVMIVAIATVEIEHAIPKGIGPLDWMSWFLYLPQVLYIILFIWLITTGPGRFSLDHLIADKLGLNRTAK